In Mesorhizobium sp. 113-3-3, a genomic segment contains:
- a CDS encoding diguanylate cyclase: MRIKTQIVATLLSAAVLIGLVGGIAIVSQISLTRSGALAEATSVGRQLAETIAFKAADAPHSLFERPEALREFVTAQHGGSKRDLVVVNQDKVILADIPGEERNVGTPYGHDPANEVGRTIEDGAPRNFVESSTDLSEAINLVAVPIKDTPGKTVGAVLFEYTPLLHAAQQRTNDMLWLIGLCTAAAVLISAISAFLLLRGFGAGLSGLNRGIESLARGDAGARIGLTSNDEFGQLARGFDSMATELESSRGQLVEQKAYIEDIVRTVAEGIVVIDGDGRIVSANPAAAEIVGLRNDKIEGQDWRSILDIRGLSGDRMAQATSPIELALTTGRGHQAEVRLAKPDGSYLPVIASCSPLNRSDGGIVLTLNDISELRSAERAVSDRAEELATLNRELKETSQATTRLVKLGELLQACVTFHEAFSVVGSAMPDFFGGLSGTVHLTSASRNLVEEMAHWGTVRSSVGQFAPEDCWALRRGQEHVAGPGMLTPRCNHITENGGRGYVCMPLAAQGETLGIVHLCEPDAAARPDWLAERQQILRGVVDTLALALANLRLRETLRQQSIRDPNTGLYNRRYLEETSSRELRRVERSEQPLAMIMLDVDHFKQFNDTFGHEAGDLVLKQVAATLLDHARESDVVSRYGGEEFALMMPGTSIADAAERAEALRKAIKQLHLTHRGRTLGTITASFGVSAFPELGASWVEIVNAADRSLYQAKADGRDRVVAGLGRADPNWDLPTVSQSVA, from the coding sequence GTGCGGATCAAGACCCAGATTGTTGCCACCTTGCTGAGCGCCGCGGTCTTGATCGGCCTGGTGGGCGGGATTGCGATAGTTTCCCAGATATCGCTGACAAGATCCGGTGCGCTCGCCGAAGCGACGAGCGTCGGACGGCAACTGGCCGAAACGATCGCCTTCAAGGCTGCCGACGCGCCGCATTCCTTGTTCGAGAGGCCCGAGGCGCTGCGTGAATTCGTGACGGCGCAACACGGCGGTTCGAAACGCGACCTCGTTGTCGTCAATCAGGACAAGGTTATCCTCGCCGATATCCCGGGCGAAGAAAGAAATGTCGGCACACCGTACGGCCACGATCCCGCCAATGAAGTCGGCCGGACGATCGAGGACGGCGCGCCGCGCAACTTTGTCGAAAGCAGCACCGACCTGTCAGAAGCGATCAATCTGGTTGCAGTGCCGATCAAGGATACTCCCGGCAAGACCGTCGGCGCGGTGCTGTTCGAGTACACGCCGCTGCTGCATGCCGCCCAGCAGCGCACCAATGATATGCTCTGGCTCATCGGTCTGTGCACCGCCGCCGCCGTGCTGATCTCCGCGATCTCGGCCTTCCTATTGCTGCGCGGCTTTGGCGCCGGCCTTTCCGGCCTCAACCGCGGCATCGAATCGCTGGCGCGCGGCGACGCCGGGGCACGCATCGGGCTGACCTCCAACGACGAGTTCGGTCAATTGGCGCGTGGGTTCGACAGTATGGCGACCGAACTCGAATCCTCGCGTGGGCAGCTTGTCGAGCAGAAAGCCTATATCGAGGATATTGTCCGCACCGTCGCCGAAGGCATTGTCGTCATCGACGGTGACGGCCGGATCGTCTCGGCCAATCCGGCGGCCGCCGAGATCGTCGGACTGCGCAACGACAAGATCGAAGGGCAGGATTGGCGGTCGATCCTCGACATCAGGGGTCTGTCGGGAGACAGGATGGCGCAGGCGACATCGCCCATAGAGCTGGCGCTGACCACGGGGCGCGGGCATCAGGCCGAGGTGCGGCTGGCAAAGCCGGACGGTTCGTACCTGCCGGTGATTGCAAGCTGCAGCCCGCTCAATCGTTCCGACGGCGGGATCGTGCTGACGTTGAACGACATCAGCGAGTTGCGCAGTGCCGAGCGAGCGGTCAGCGATCGCGCCGAGGAACTGGCGACGCTCAATCGCGAACTGAAGGAGACCTCCCAGGCAACGACCCGCCTGGTCAAGCTCGGCGAGCTGCTTCAGGCATGCGTCACCTTCCATGAGGCGTTTTCCGTCGTCGGTTCGGCCATGCCCGATTTCTTCGGCGGATTGAGCGGAACCGTGCATCTGACCAGCGCCTCGCGCAACCTGGTCGAGGAAATGGCGCATTGGGGCACTGTGCGTTCGAGCGTCGGCCAGTTCGCACCGGAAGATTGCTGGGCGCTGCGGCGTGGCCAGGAGCATGTTGCCGGCCCCGGCATGCTGACGCCGCGCTGCAACCACATCACCGAGAATGGCGGCCGTGGCTATGTCTGCATGCCTCTGGCGGCGCAGGGGGAGACGCTTGGCATCGTGCATCTGTGCGAGCCGGACGCCGCCGCCAGACCGGACTGGCTGGCCGAGCGGCAACAGATCCTGCGCGGCGTCGTCGATACGCTGGCCCTGGCATTGGCCAATCTGCGCCTGCGCGAAACATTGCGGCAGCAATCGATCCGCGATCCGAACACCGGGCTCTACAATCGCCGCTATCTCGAGGAAACGAGCAGCCGCGAACTGAGGCGCGTGGAGCGTTCCGAACAGCCCCTGGCGATGATCATGCTCGATGTCGATCATTTCAAGCAGTTCAACGATACGTTCGGCCATGAAGCGGGCGATCTCGTGCTCAAGCAGGTCGCCGCCACGCTGCTGGACCATGCCAGGGAAAGTGACGTGGTGTCGCGCTACGGTGGCGAGGAATTCGCCCTGATGATGCCGGGAACGTCAATCGCCGATGCCGCCGAGCGCGCCGAGGCGCTGCGCAAGGCGATCAAGCAGCTGCATCTGACGCATCGCGGCCGCACGCTCGGAACCATCACGGCCTCGTTCGGCGTGTCCGCCTTCCCGGAACTCGGTGCGTCATGGGTCGAAATCGTCAACGCCGCGGATCGTTCGCTCTATCAGGCAAAGGCGGACGGCCGCGACCGCGTCGTTGCCGGATTGGGCCGGGCCGACCCCAACTGGGATCTTCCCACGGTCAGCCAAAGCGTGGCTTAA
- a CDS encoding CHASE3 domain-containing protein, translating to MRLQSLPLVAGFAVLALIVGARALLVEGQRANRAAARETIEYQQQLSGLLSLAQDAEAGQRGYLLTGEKSYLEPYQKAVGAIPGQIARIEAMTPANDQLTQQVSHIKDALSQKQAELAVTIALYDKGDAAKALELVRSGQGKAAMDDIRASVDTIRRIGAADIAARDDRTDQVEAWLRVGSLAALIAIFLLGAYTIRQSRRRFREIATAQEELMRKNIELGNEIDTREKAESQIRQMQKMEAVGQLTGGIAHDFNNMLAVILSAMNLAQRKLKRGENDIEKFIEAATDAASRAANLTSRLLAFSRLQPLAPQVVDTNRLVTGMSDLLHRALGEGIRIETVLAGGLWKTHADPSQIENAILNLAVNARDAMDNDGKLTIETANSHLDEAYAATHAEVTPGQYVMIAVTDTGTGMSPEVIGKAFEPFFTTKPVNKGTGLGLSQVFGFVKQSGGHVKIYSEPGEGTTIRIYLPRFFGPEEPAAPAGRGKSTARVTETILVVEDDARVRASTTDAMRELGYTVIHVGSGQEALQKLATTSDIALLFTDIVMPAMNGRKLAEEAVARQPGLKVVFTTGFTRNAVVHNGVLDHDVHFLAKPFTIEQLEAKLREVLDAKG from the coding sequence ATGCGATTGCAGTCGCTACCGCTTGTCGCCGGCTTCGCCGTGCTGGCGCTGATCGTCGGCGCCCGCGCCCTGCTCGTCGAGGGACAAAGGGCCAACCGTGCCGCCGCGCGCGAGACAATCGAATACCAGCAACAGCTTTCCGGACTGCTCTCCCTCGCGCAGGATGCCGAGGCTGGACAGCGTGGTTACCTGCTGACCGGCGAGAAATCCTACCTCGAACCGTACCAGAAGGCTGTCGGGGCAATTCCTGGGCAGATTGCCCGCATCGAAGCCATGACACCGGCCAACGATCAGCTCACCCAACAGGTCAGCCACATCAAGGACGCGCTTTCACAAAAACAGGCTGAACTCGCCGTGACGATCGCCCTCTACGACAAGGGCGATGCGGCAAAAGCGCTGGAACTTGTCCGCAGCGGTCAGGGCAAGGCCGCCATGGACGATATCCGCGCCAGCGTCGATACGATCCGGCGCATCGGCGCCGCCGACATTGCCGCGCGCGACGATCGCACGGACCAGGTAGAGGCCTGGCTGCGCGTCGGTTCGCTTGCGGCTCTCATCGCGATCTTCCTGCTCGGCGCCTACACGATCCGGCAATCCCGCCGCCGCTTCCGCGAGATTGCCACCGCGCAGGAAGAGTTGATGCGCAAGAACATCGAGCTCGGCAACGAGATCGATACGCGCGAGAAGGCCGAATCCCAGATCCGCCAGATGCAGAAAATGGAGGCGGTCGGCCAACTGACCGGCGGCATCGCCCACGATTTCAACAACATGCTGGCGGTCATCCTCAGCGCCATGAACCTTGCCCAGCGCAAGTTGAAGCGCGGCGAGAATGACATCGAGAAATTCATCGAGGCCGCGACGGATGCGGCCAGCCGTGCCGCCAATTTGACCTCCCGGCTGCTTGCCTTCTCCCGTCTGCAGCCGCTGGCGCCGCAGGTTGTCGACACCAACCGGCTGGTCACCGGCATGTCCGACCTTCTGCACCGTGCGCTGGGCGAAGGCATCCGCATCGAAACCGTGCTGGCGGGTGGCCTGTGGAAAACCCACGCCGACCCCAGCCAGATCGAGAACGCGATCCTCAACCTGGCCGTCAATGCCCGCGACGCCATGGACAATGACGGAAAGTTGACCATCGAGACCGCCAACAGCCACCTCGACGAGGCCTACGCCGCGACGCATGCCGAAGTCACGCCAGGCCAATATGTGATGATCGCGGTCACCGACACCGGTACCGGCATGTCGCCGGAGGTCATCGGCAAGGCCTTCGAACCCTTCTTCACGACCAAGCCGGTCAACAAGGGCACGGGGCTTGGGCTGAGCCAGGTGTTCGGCTTCGTCAAGCAGTCGGGCGGCCACGTCAAGATCTACTCCGAACCGGGCGAAGGCACGACGATCAGGATTTACTTACCCCGGTTTTTCGGACCGGAGGAGCCGGCGGCACCCGCCGGGCGCGGCAAGAGCACGGCCAGGGTCACAGAAACGATCCTCGTCGTCGAGGACGACGCCCGCGTGCGGGCCTCCACGACAGACGCCATGCGCGAACTCGGCTACACGGTCATCCACGTTGGAAGTGGCCAGGAAGCCCTTCAGAAGCTGGCGACTACATCGGACATCGCCCTGCTTTTCACGGATATCGTCATGCCGGCGATGAACGGCCGCAAGCTCGCCGAGGAAGCGGTCGCGCGCCAACCCGGCCTGAAAGTCGTCTTCACCACCGGTTTCACCAGGAATGCCGTCGTCCACAACGGCGTGCTCGACCATGACGTGCACTTCCTGGCCAAGCCGTTCACCATCGAGCAACTGGAGGCCAAGCTGCGCGAAGTGCTGGACGCAAAAGGATAG
- a CDS encoding aspartate kinase → MARIVMKFGGTSVADIARIRNVARHVKREVDAGHEVAVVVSAMAGKTNELVGWTREASPMHDAREYDAVVASGEQVTAGLLAITLQNMGVHARSWQGWQIPIKTDNAHGAARILDIDGAFLIKRFGEGQVAVIAGFQGIGPDNRIATLGRGGSDTSAVAIAAAVKADRCDIYTDVDGVYTTDPRIEPKARRLAKISFEEMLEMASLGAKVLQVRSVELAMVHKVRTFVRSSFDDPDAPGMGDLLNPPGTLICDEEEIVEQQVVTGIAYAKDEAQISLRRVGDRPGVAAGIFGPLAEANINVDMIVQNISEDGKFTDMTFTVPSGDVDKALAVLDRLKAEVGYDVVQSEAGMSKVSVIGIGMRSHAGVAATAFKALADKAINIRAITTSEIKISILIDGPYTELAVRTLHSVYGLDKQ, encoded by the coding sequence ATGGCGCGTATCGTGATGAAATTCGGCGGAACCTCCGTCGCCGACATCGCCCGCATCCGCAATGTGGCGCGTCACGTCAAACGCGAGGTCGACGCCGGCCATGAAGTGGCGGTGGTGGTTTCGGCGATGGCCGGCAAGACCAACGAACTGGTCGGCTGGACGCGCGAGGCCTCGCCGATGCACGACGCGCGCGAATATGACGCCGTCGTCGCTTCCGGTGAACAGGTCACGGCCGGCCTGCTGGCCATCACCTTGCAGAACATGGGTGTGCATGCCCGCTCCTGGCAGGGCTGGCAGATCCCGATCAAGACCGACAACGCGCATGGCGCGGCGCGCATCCTCGACATCGACGGCGCCTTCCTGATCAAGCGCTTCGGCGAGGGCCAGGTGGCCGTCATCGCCGGCTTCCAGGGCATCGGGCCGGACAATCGCATCGCGACCCTCGGCCGCGGCGGCTCCGACACCAGCGCGGTCGCCATCGCAGCGGCGGTCAAGGCCGACCGCTGCGACATCTACACCGACGTCGACGGGGTCTACACCACCGACCCGCGCATCGAGCCCAAGGCGCGGCGGCTGGCCAAGATCTCCTTCGAGGAAATGCTTGAAATGGCCTCGCTCGGCGCCAAGGTTCTGCAGGTGCGTTCGGTCGAGCTTGCCATGGTGCACAAGGTGCGTACCTTCGTGCGGTCGTCCTTCGACGATCCCGACGCGCCCGGAATGGGGGATTTGCTCAATCCTCCGGGAACGCTCATTTGCGACGAGGAAGAGATCGTGGAACAGCAGGTCGTCACCGGAATTGCCTACGCCAAGGACGAGGCCCAGATTTCGCTGCGCCGCGTCGGCGACCGCCCTGGCGTTGCCGCCGGCATTTTCGGGCCGCTGGCCGAGGCCAACATCAATGTCGACATGATCGTCCAGAACATTTCCGAGGACGGCAAGTTCACCGACATGACCTTCACCGTCCCTTCCGGCGACGTCGACAAGGCGCTGGCCGTGCTCGACCGGCTGAAGGCCGAGGTCGGCTATGATGTCGTGCAGTCGGAAGCCGGCATGTCGAAGGTCTCGGTCATCGGCATCGGCATGAGGAGCCACGCCGGTGTCGCCGCCACCGCCTTCAAGGCACTGGCCGACAAGGCGATCAATATCCGCGCCATCACCACCTCCGAGATCAAGATTTCGATACTGATCGACGGTCCGTACACCGAACTTGCGGTTCGCACTTTGCATTCCGTCTACGGTCTGGATAAGCAGTAG
- the ptsP gene encoding phosphoenolpyruvate--protein phosphotransferase, with product MRDQASGPRVLLKRLRELMQEPLEPQERLDRIVRDIASNMVAEVCSLYVLRADSVLELYATEGLNPNAVHLAQLRLGQGLVGTIAASARPLNLSNAQEHPAFAYLPETGEEIYNSFLGVPVLRAGRTLGVLVVQNKTMRHYRDDEVEALETTAMVIAEMIATGDLARLTRPGLELDLRRPVSFTGLSFNDGVGLGHVVLHEPRIVVTNLFNEDSEEEVRRLETSLGSLRLSIDDMLERRDVAFEGEHRQVLEAYRMFANDRGWVRRLEEAIRNGLTAEAAVEKVQSDMRARMLHMTDPYLRERMSDFDDLANRLLRQLMGRGPEDVAASLPKDAIIVARSMGAAELLDYPRDKLRGLVLEDGAATSHVVIVARAMGIPVAGQMKGAVSMAENGDAIIVDGEEGTIHLRPQSDLEAAYAEKVRFRARRQEVYRELRKKPSTTRDGVQVDLLMNAGLAVDLPQLAEAGAAGIGLFRTELQFMVASTFPRAEAQEKLYRDVLEAARGKPVTFRTIDIGGDKVLPYFKGAIQEENPALGWRAIRLTLDRPGLLRTQIRALLKASGGRELKLMLPMVTELGEIAQAREIIDREVRHLSRFAHHLPTSLKLGAMLEVPSLLFQLDELMKAVDFVSVGSNDLFQFVMAVDRGNTQLANRFDTLSAPFLRVLKQIADAGIRNHTPVTLCGELAGKPISAMALIGLGFRSISMSPASIGPVKAMLTELPLDELTAFFDDNLMAPAQGLPMRALLQAFADDRSIPL from the coding sequence ATGCGTGACCAGGCCAGTGGCCCGCGCGTTTTGCTGAAACGGCTCCGCGAGCTCATGCAAGAGCCGCTGGAGCCGCAGGAGCGGCTTGACCGGATCGTGCGCGATATCGCCTCCAACATGGTCGCGGAAGTGTGCTCGCTCTATGTGCTGCGCGCCGATTCGGTGCTTGAGCTCTACGCCACCGAGGGTCTGAACCCGAACGCCGTCCACCTGGCGCAACTGCGGCTCGGGCAAGGCCTGGTCGGCACCATCGCCGCCAGCGCGCGGCCGCTCAACCTCTCCAACGCGCAGGAACATCCGGCCTTCGCCTACCTGCCGGAGACCGGGGAAGAGATCTACAATTCCTTCCTCGGCGTGCCGGTGCTCAGGGCAGGGCGCACGCTGGGCGTCCTGGTCGTGCAGAACAAGACCATGCGCCATTATCGCGACGACGAGGTCGAGGCGCTGGAAACCACGGCGATGGTCATCGCCGAGATGATCGCCACCGGCGATCTGGCGCGGCTGACCCGGCCTGGGCTGGAACTCGACCTGCGCCGGCCGGTCAGCTTCACTGGCCTGTCCTTCAACGACGGCGTCGGACTTGGCCATGTCGTGCTGCACGAGCCGCGCATCGTCGTCACCAATTTGTTCAACGAGGACAGCGAGGAAGAGGTCAGGCGTCTCGAGACCTCGCTCGGTTCGCTGCGGCTGTCCATCGACGACATGCTGGAGCGTCGTGACGTCGCGTTCGAGGGCGAGCACCGCCAGGTGCTGGAAGCCTACCGCATGTTCGCCAATGACCGTGGCTGGGTGCGGCGCCTGGAAGAGGCGATCCGCAACGGCCTGACGGCCGAAGCGGCAGTGGAAAAGGTGCAGAGCGACATGCGCGCGCGCATGCTGCACATGACCGATCCCTATCTGCGCGAGCGGATGAGCGATTTCGACGATCTTGCCAACCGGCTCTTGCGCCAGCTGATGGGGCGCGGACCGGAAGATGTCGCGGCCTCGCTGCCGAAGGACGCCATCATCGTCGCCCGCTCGATGGGCGCGGCCGAGCTGCTCGACTATCCCCGCGACAAGCTGCGCGGGCTGGTTCTCGAGGACGGTGCTGCCACCAGCCACGTCGTCATCGTTGCGCGCGCCATGGGCATTCCGGTCGCCGGCCAGATGAAGGGCGCCGTTTCCATGGCGGAAAACGGCGATGCCATCATCGTCGACGGCGAGGAAGGCACGATCCATCTGCGACCGCAGTCAGATCTCGAAGCCGCCTATGCCGAAAAGGTGCGGTTCCGCGCGCGCCGGCAAGAGGTTTACCGCGAGCTGCGCAAGAAGCCGTCGACGACCCGGGACGGCGTCCAGGTCGATCTCCTGATGAATGCCGGGCTTGCCGTCGACCTGCCGCAGCTCGCCGAGGCGGGTGCGGCCGGCATCGGCCTGTTCCGCACCGAACTGCAGTTCATGGTCGCCTCGACCTTTCCGCGCGCCGAGGCGCAGGAGAAGCTCTATCGTGACGTGCTGGAGGCGGCGCGCGGCAAGCCGGTCACCTTCCGCACCATCGACATCGGCGGCGACAAGGTGCTGCCCTACTTCAAGGGCGCCATCCAGGAAGAAAACCCGGCGCTCGGCTGGCGAGCGATCCGCCTGACACTCGACCGGCCGGGATTGCTGCGCACCCAGATACGCGCCTTGCTGAAGGCCAGCGGCGGGCGTGAGCTCAAGCTGATGCTGCCGATGGTGACCGAACTCGGCGAGATCGCCCAGGCGCGCGAGATCATCGACCGCGAGGTGCGGCATCTCTCGCGCTTTGCCCACCATCTGCCGACCAGCCTCAAGCTGGGCGCGATGCTCGAAGTGCCGTCGCTGCTGTTCCAGCTCGACGAATTGATGAAGGCGGTCGATTTCGTCTCTGTCGGGTCGAACGATCTGTTCCAGTTCGTCATGGCAGTCGACCGCGGCAACACGCAACTGGCCAACCGCTTCGACACGCTGTCGGCGCCGTTCCTGCGCGTGCTCAAGCAGATCGCCGATGCCGGCATCCGCAACCATACGCCGGTGACGCTGTGCGGCGAACTTGCCGGCAAGCCGATCTCGGCAATGGCGCTGATCGGTCTCGGCTTCCGTTCGATCTCGATGTCGCCGGCCTCGATCGGCCCGGTCAAGGCGATGCTGACGGAACTGCCTCTGGATGAGCTGACGGCGTTCTTCGACGACAATCTGATGGCGCCGGCGCAGGGGCTGCCGATGCGGGCGCTGCTGCAGGCCTTCGCCGACGACCGCTCGATCCCGTTGTAG
- the prfA gene encoding peptide chain release factor 1, with the protein MVNLPRDRMDQVVKRFEMLEAQMSAGPAPDAYVKMASEYAELQDMVAKVRELRSAEHEQADLEAMLADKGTDAEMRALAEADLPGVEERIEALQKDIQILLLPKDAADDKNAILEIRAGTGGDEAALFAGDLFRMYERYAAQRGWRFETVSASDGDAGGFKEIIATVSGKGVFAHLKFESGVHRVQRVPATEASGRIHTSAATVAVLPEAEEVDIDIRAEDIRIDTMRASGSGGQHVNTTDSAVRITHLPTGIMVVQAEKSQHQNRAKAMQILRARLYDLERSKADEERSESRKSQVGSGDRSERIRTYNFPQGRVTDHRINLTLYKLDRVMMGELDEIVDALIADHQSKLLADIGLDG; encoded by the coding sequence ATGGTCAATCTGCCCCGCGATCGTATGGATCAAGTCGTCAAGCGTTTCGAGATGCTCGAAGCGCAGATGTCGGCCGGCCCGGCGCCGGATGCCTATGTGAAGATGGCATCGGAATATGCCGAGTTGCAGGACATGGTGGCCAAGGTCAGGGAATTGCGCTCGGCCGAGCATGAGCAGGCCGACCTCGAAGCGATGCTCGCCGACAAGGGCACCGACGCCGAGATGCGGGCGCTCGCCGAAGCGGATCTGCCCGGCGTGGAGGAGCGCATCGAGGCACTGCAGAAGGATATCCAGATCCTGCTGCTGCCCAAGGATGCCGCTGACGACAAGAACGCCATCCTGGAAATCCGTGCCGGCACCGGCGGCGATGAAGCAGCCCTTTTCGCCGGCGACCTGTTTCGCATGTATGAGCGCTATGCCGCCCAACGCGGCTGGCGGTTCGAGACGGTGTCGGCCAGCGACGGCGATGCCGGCGGGTTCAAGGAAATCATCGCCACCGTCTCGGGGAAGGGCGTTTTCGCCCATCTGAAATTCGAATCCGGGGTGCATCGCGTCCAGCGCGTGCCGGCGACCGAAGCCAGCGGGCGTATCCACACCTCCGCCGCGACCGTCGCCGTGCTGCCGGAAGCGGAAGAGGTCGACATCGACATCCGCGCCGAAGACATCCGCATCGACACGATGCGCGCCTCGGGTTCCGGCGGCCAGCACGTCAACACCACCGATTCGGCGGTGCGCATCACCCATTTGCCGACCGGCATCATGGTGGTGCAGGCGGAAAAGTCGCAGCACCAGAACCGGGCGAAGGCCATGCAGATCCTGCGCGCCCGGCTCTACGATCTGGAGCGCAGCAAGGCGGACGAGGAGCGTTCCGAATCGCGCAAGTCGCAAGTCGGCTCCGGTGACCGCTCGGAGCGCATCCGCACCTATAATTTCCCGCAAGGCCGCGTCACCGACCATCGCATCAACCTCACGCTCTACAAGCTTGACAGGGTGATGATGGGCGAGCTCGACGAGATCGTCGACGCGCTGATCGCCGATCACCAGTCGAAGCTGCTGGCCGATATCGGCCTTGATGGCTGA
- the prmC gene encoding peptide chain release factor N(5)-glutamine methyltransferase — MADPLPEALEPLLREARARLAAAGVDDPALDGRLIVEHFSGTTRTQAIVDPQCSIDKNAIAAIDAALRRRAAGEPVHRILGYREFYGLRLSLSPETLEPRPDTETLVEAVLPFVKATAAREGACRILDLGTGTGAIALALLSAVPAATATGVDISAGALATAARNAGQLGLGGRFMAVQSDWFEKVSGRYHVIAANPPYIPSRDIGNLQDEVRDFDPRLALDGGVDGLNPYRIIAAEAARFLEAESRIVVEIGHTQRNEVTDIFEAAGYAATAALHDLGGNDRVLVFQWG; from the coding sequence ATGGCTGACCCTCTGCCCGAGGCGCTGGAGCCGCTGCTGCGGGAGGCGCGGGCCAGGCTTGCGGCGGCCGGGGTCGACGATCCGGCGCTCGACGGGCGGCTGATCGTCGAACATTTTTCCGGCACGACGCGCACGCAGGCCATCGTCGACCCCCAATGCTCGATCGACAAGAACGCCATCGCCGCGATCGATGCAGCCCTGAGGCGCCGGGCCGCCGGCGAACCGGTGCACCGCATCCTCGGTTACCGCGAATTCTACGGTTTGCGCCTGTCGCTGTCGCCGGAAACGCTTGAGCCGAGGCCGGATACCGAAACGCTGGTCGAGGCAGTGCTGCCTTTCGTCAAGGCAACGGCCGCGCGGGAAGGCGCCTGCCGCATCCTGGATCTCGGCACCGGGACGGGCGCCATTGCGCTCGCGCTGCTCAGTGCCGTACCGGCCGCGACCGCCACCGGTGTCGACATTTCCGCCGGAGCGCTGGCGACGGCGGCCCGCAATGCCGGGCAGCTCGGGCTCGGCGGCCGGTTTATGGCGGTGCAGTCGGACTGGTTCGAAAAAGTTTCCGGCCGATACCATGTAATTGCCGCAAACCCTCCCTATATACCCTCACGAGACATTGGAAATCTGCAGGACGAGGTCCGCGATTTCGACCCACGCTTGGCCCTGGATGGCGGCGTGGATGGGCTGAACCCCTACAGGATCATAGCCGCCGAGGCGGCAAGGTTTCTTGAAGCCGAAAGCAGAATTGTGGTCGAGATCGGCCACACGCAGCGCAATGAGGTTACGGATATATTCGAGGCGGCTGGTTATGCCGCGACTGCTGCTTTGCATGATCTCGGCGGAAACGACAGGGTTCTTGTCTTTCAATGGGGATAA
- a CDS encoding DUF4167 domain-containing protein has product MRPQQQNRRMRGRNNNGGGGGNNNNNNNRKGPNPLTRNYESNGPDVKIRGSAQQIAEKYATLARDAQSSGDRVMAENYLQHAEHYNRIIAAAQAQMPIQNVQQNRDDFDDDGDEDRDDFDNAGNNGAGNGGNTVSDPQIPVINHGAGPQPVIEGMPAEVALNREGRDNRDNGGRDNNGRNNGGRDNNGGRHRDRRPNGGYGQNGQRDYASSTEQGGQQQRNEAPAQAEFQVESGSPAETVAAAEPAPLFESFSPAALAAQAELNEAAAESGAARRPRRPRRPRTNADQVDSGGDNANAGEVASAPADSGNAEPVIVDIDN; this is encoded by the coding sequence ATGAGGCCACAACAGCAGAACAGGCGCATGCGCGGTCGCAACAACAATGGCGGCGGCGGTGGCAACAACAATAACAACAACAACCGCAAGGGCCCGAATCCCCTGACGCGCAACTACGAGAGCAACGGTCCGGATGTGAAAATCCGTGGATCAGCTCAGCAGATCGCCGAGAAGTACGCCACCCTGGCCCGTGACGCGCAAAGCTCCGGCGACCGCGTCATGGCGGAGAACTACCTCCAGCACGCCGAACACTACAATCGCATCATTGCCGCCGCCCAGGCGCAGATGCCGATCCAGAACGTCCAGCAGAACCGTGACGATTTCGACGATGACGGCGATGAAGATCGCGACGATTTCGACAATGCCGGCAATAATGGAGCCGGCAATGGCGGCAACACCGTTTCCGATCCGCAAATTCCTGTCATCAACCACGGCGCCGGTCCGCAGCCGGTGATCGAAGGCATGCCGGCCGAGGTCGCGCTGAACCGGGAAGGCCGCGATAATCGCGACAATGGCGGGCGCGACAATAACGGGCGCAACAATGGTGGCCGCGACAACAATGGCGGGCGCCACCGCGATCGCCGTCCCAATGGCGGCTATGGTCAGAATGGCCAGCGTGACTACGCTTCGTCGACCGAGCAGGGCGGCCAGCAGCAGCGCAACGAGGCTCCGGCTCAGGCGGAGTTCCAGGTCGAGTCCGGCTCGCCGGCCGAGACCGTTGCCGCAGCCGAGCCGGCTCCGCTGTTCGAGAGTTTTTCGCCGGCGGCTCTTGCCGCCCAGGCCGAGCTCAACGAGGCGGCCGCCGAGAGCGGTGCTGCCCGTCGTCCGCGCCGTCCGCGCCGTCCGCGCACCAATGCCGACCAGGTCGACAGCGGTGGCGACAATGCGAATGCCGGCGAGGTGGCCTCGGCCCCGGCCGACAGCGGCAATGCCGAGCCGGTGATCGTCGACATCGACAACTGA